aacatgaccttaatccgtGAGTTGTGAAATCTGCTATGAAGGGAACCTTTTGTTTGCATGGGTGGGATGGCCAGATCGTCAACTCAACAAATATTGGGGATTCGTACTGGGATCAgcacacaagatggaattcacttcttccccgacacaggggtaagtagataaattgctcccttaagggatgattctgggtcttgaacaatgtggtaccacaccctctcttggcctaataggggtttagtcatagtgatactatgatctattgttcattagagggatcagtaatacttaagaagttagatgtaactataggagaaaaacggtaatttgacctagttgtacttatgagtgatttgtgaagggacatcgtactgttgattggttatatccaatggatatagaaatatatctgtagtgcaaagagtgcaactataggtCTTTAGTATAACTCCCCACAATTACGGATGGtcgataatgtgattaaagagtttagtcagttattcatgtattgttggagcttcaagttacaggttcattaggtccccttagtagctgcCAAATGGAAAACAACGATCCCGACAAGCTATCAAATGGTCGGgcactctttaattatattatccatcattcgttaactgtcgggcactccaccagctgcacttttcgcactacagatttatttttgtgttcattggatataaccaatcaacagtacgataacccttcacaaattgctcgtaagtacagttgggccaaattatcgtttttcctatagttatatctaactctttaagtaccatagatccctctaatgaacaatacatcatagtcctactatgactaaacccctcttgggccatgagagggtgtggcgtcacattgttcgagacccggaatcaactcttaagggagcaacttatctacttacccttgcttcagggaaggagtgaattccatcttgtgtagctgagtttccagctcccaattagatgaatccccaaaacggtatgcttgttgagttggcgatctggccactctcacccatacaaatcaaaggactgccctcacaagcaggagttcacaacttactcaagattattgtcatgttacctatggtcatcctagtgaaatgaaaatcactattatgaacggtgttatataatgagactaaacatttcatggtctggtcttatacaaactcctttatatagaatatcctcgctcgtatgtctaatacatgaatgatcaggattagatcatttgtagcactttacaacatttgtaacacttataaagtgggtcatactcgtagtgtcaccaggataaggtatccagccttatccatatactacaaactatttaggttatcacttaaacatgatccacctgtatatcttcaaatacatgtttaagttacaacgataaccttggatgagtttattgttttgtggttaatgcaactaacatgtcatatatttcatagacaaagtgaataaaatatcaaatattattaatcacatacaagcTTGTTcgtacaaggtttacaaactataggacccaaatttagggcatcaatcccaacagtacCAAACTGTAAAAACAAAGTTAGTGATGCAAACCTTGGTCTAGCTTAAAATTGAAGTAATTCGTTGGTTGTTTCTAATCACGAACAATTCATGGACCACCGCTAGAGTCTTTCCTGCTACTCTTCGACTTTAGAACGGATTGTCGAATCCAAATTGTGATGAATTGTAAAGGGAAAAATGAGTTCAAGAGAGTTTGGAGCTTAAGGTTTTGTTGGTTCAAATTCAGCTTCACAAGCTAGAATTTTCAACCCAACTTCAACATTTCTTCcttctatttaaagaagaaGCCATGCACAAACAAATTCATCTGAAGTTGACACCAAATTAAGCACTATTTAGTGGGATTTGAGGTGTTATTTAAGTTCAAAATGTGGAAAAATCCCATTAagtttaaaattcaattaaaattgaatttctaaaaattgaatttaaataaatttttatataattaattcaattaattaatttcaaataaaattaattttaaagcaattttagataaataattaatcaaatgattttattaataatattagttTAATAGCAGCACCATTCCCGatcatgaatctttattcatgtgtgcaatatttaaatcacatttaaatattttcaactctccaaGACGttaagtatatcaaatataaataacGGTTATTTCTTATGTcaaattttaacaattcaaattctctcatcacactgttctaaggtttggTCCGATATGAGCTAATAGGAGGACCTAATGGCcatacagatcatgagctccaatgatccaagattaaccgactaaactatttaacctagttaaccaacatttgttaactactgggacattccactatagtccagTAGCTtaactctcctcactgtagatatatttatgttcattcgatataaccatgattagttagtcaatccttcacaaattgttcgtaattacaattgtgtaaaaattatcattttacccctgtaattacatcttactCTTCAAGTCccactaattctctaatgaacaattggtttgtggtccaaccaccaaaccgagtccctctcgggccaatgagaaggtgggcCCTTTTTCAATATCGGAGTCAaaacttaagaaaacaacctatctactatccctagaatcgggtaggagtgaatttcatcttgcaggattatgtccctagttatctacccaatcttatccctaaaattggGGCTTATTGAGTCCGCGAACTcgggccattctcacccatatagCTTAAAAGATAATCCagaataaacaaaatttcatagctagctcagaattaagatcgagttgtCTAGGTAATcgtattgaaatagtcagtcttaacagtgaacgacgttataaagtaaaagtgactatttcgcggtccggtcttacgcaaactcattacataggacgccttcactcacatgtctccacatgaatgatttaggatcacattgtttgtactaaatacaaaatggATTGCATTCATAGTGTTCCTAAGATATAAAAGGTATCCAACCttgtccatatactatagatcgttttgtctatttactcgaactagatccacttttatgtctccacatatagttcaagtattcatgtaatagccaaggattcaagtattcatgtaatagccaaaagttcttagtttattggatttaagattcttaagtgcaattcacatattcagtAACATCTTTACTGAATAAACTTCAATGACATCTTTATTGGAAAgtagaatatgtttattttttttacaaaccacgagtattagggcataaaacccaacaaacctTTTAAGTTATTAACTTACATTAAACaaccttggattttagtttattagattgagttaatacaatctaaatatcaaataaaatactttttattttattagatgaaaaaattgtatttacaaattacaaactgAGATGTAGGACACTAAATCCAATATCATACCCGATTCCCAGAGGACAATACTGGATCTTGGATTATTTTACTTTACTACAATTTGACATATGTGCCTGTGTATATCACTAACGTAAAATCTTGGATCTACCACTGAGCATGAATATGAGAGAAtattacaataaataaaaaaaagatggGGGAGAGATGATATAATGTAATTGTGTAATATCGTCCCAATTTTGAAACAactttttttggttaatttccaaaatcactatttaaatttaactaCTCATTACTAAAATTGACCCACTTTTTTAGAAAGCATATGTAACAAACTTACCAAAGTTAGGCCAAATATTGTAACAAGCTATGTTAAGGTTGAGATGATTACACAAAATTAACTTaagaaaaagattttaaaataaaaaataaaaataaataataaataatacatTATCGAGTAGTTACAAAATTCATGAGAATTCCAATTCAATAAAGGGATCGAACACAAATTAAACAATCCGATCGAAGGtataaaaagtaattaaaaaaggaaaaaaaaaattgaatgaaagACCACATACAAACAATTAAGGCACAATGAAGAAATTTTACAATCACATTTGCAATTCCAACCTAAAGCCTCTTGCAAACCTCCTTCATCAAATCAGGATTGGCCCTTTGAAAGTCACAGAGTTCATCAAGTGAAATGAAGCCATTGCCATCCTTATCGATTTCCGACATCCGTCGTCGGACCTCTTCCGGCGAGGAGGAGCCAAGGGCACGAAGAGCACTCTCCAGCTCCGACAGCGAGATCTTCCCGTCGCCGTCGCTGTCGAACCGTTTGAAGATTCGTTCGCATTCCCCTCTGGTCCCTTCTGAATCTGCCATTTTTGGTTTTCGATctttgttttctgttttttgGGATTGGAATTTGTACTGTGGAATTGTGATAACAGAATGGACCTAAAATGATGCAAATGAGAGAATGAGAGACATTGTCTTACAAAAATAGTTAAATTAGGAACCACTGGTCTCGGTTAGTTTCAAATTGTAACTTATTGGTGAAATTTTAAAACCTACATTTTCCACGTATGttctaaattataataataatttcaaaattattttaagaaattattttaaatgacaaaacttatttacaaataataggaGAACAAAACCATTATCTACGTTAGACCATGATAGACGACGATAGACTACTATATATATCATAACACAAATAGACAGATATTATAGTCTATCGCGgtttatttgtatattttgtaaatattttagttctttttcttatatttggAAATAGCcgtttaattttctttttcttttaaaattagtaTAGTTCTAAAATCAaaggaagatttttattaataaaaaattattataataaaatattccaTATTTACATACCTATAAACAAATTTGAACGTGATTACTATGATTCtgtttagtaatttttttttttttttgaaaattaaacttatggacactacttctactcccaattttcttaatttgttaTCTACCTTTCGCCAacggtttaaaaaactaagtcaaagtttgaaaagtaaaaaagttgtttttaaaaagttgtttttgttttttgaatttagttaataattcaaccattgtaattaataaagatcaaataaaaaatgcaaatcattgtaagaaatgtgcaTGAAAtagacttgaaaataaaaactaaaaatcaaatagttaccaaatggcGCCTACGATATCTAAATTCAAATTAGTGATTAATAATTAGGATACAAATTATTGTTTAAgatattttatgaatttttttaaaacatttagatatttttactttaaaaaaaaaacaatacatgATCTATTACTtaattttcttaagaaaaaggtggtaaactaaaaaaaaaacttattggaTTAGCCTTTTAGAAGTTCaactttttttatcttttacttTTAATATTAACATGAATAGATTTTTATCTATTCAGTTGAAGAATTTAGTTATTAACCAAAACTTATACCTATAAGCTTAGACACAAGGGGTTGGTAGGTTTGGAATCCTAATACAATGTTAAACATGGGGTTTAAAATTGGGGTTTAGGTAGTCggattttaagaaaattttgattcCAATTTAGCCATGGAAAGTATGAGTTTAAGAGATTCATTTTTAGAGTACAAGTTTAGGAAGTCTAGAAATAAACTGCAAATTTAGAAATCTTTGGCTATAACATACTTCATTGTATTTATTAGTcatcaaatcctagattaattaaatttgtcatcttaatttcttaaaatattatttatattactaATTTTAGTTTgggagtttgtaattcaaaatcaaaattaaatttaaagaaacttttttttcatccattatgaaatcaatatttcactaaaaattaaaatttttaaatttattttccataatttgatattataattttactcaCCAAGAAAACAAACGAAGTatgtaatttattatttattttatttttagataactGATTAGTGTCACTAGACTGCATAATTGTTCTAGGCTTGAAAACTACGTAATTTATTGGTGTATGCTTTGGATAAGGTATTTCTACATGACAATAATGCTTTTAAAATTTACGGCTTTTTTTGTGGTCTCAATTGATCGATTGAAATCAatgtcaaaattgatttcagGTTGGCGCCAATTAAGCTTAAAAGTGGAATGGATCAAGAATTATATTAGTGAGATTAGAACGGGATATATGGTTGTTTAGAAGATCACAATAGTAGGTTGGCAAAATTTCTTGCAGGATCGAGGTGGGATCCTGATCCAACTGGGGTGAGAAATTCTCGATTTGATCAGGGATGGGGTCACGTTCCCGAATCGGGGATGGGCGGGATGCGGAGGGTATCCCCACCCCATCCTCAAGCCTGACCCCAcctcaattatatatattaagtattaaactttttatatttagtctaatttttaatttagccCAATATAAGCTCAATTAAAGTGTCAAATCTCAAAACAAAGAGATTTTAGgaacaaatttgaaaaaaggTCCCTAGGAAACAAAAGGGGAAATGGAGAATGGGTCTCGTGGAGACCCATTTCCCCGACAGGGAATCCCTGCCCCCATCCCTGCCTTCACATGGTGGAGACGGGGCGAGTATGGAATAAATTCCCCCATCAGGGATGGGGACGGGGAATCCCTCCCCACTCTGACCCAACTCCTTGGCAACCCTatgcaataaaaaataaaaataaaaataaaaaaaaggtcaaaTCCCAAGTTCCCATAGGTAGAAATAGATGCTCTTGCCCTAATGAAAAGAATCCATACTCTTCAATTTGAGTTCTCTCCTAATGTGGCTATTATTAAGGAAGTATATAACCTGATATTTATTATGCGAGCTTTGGACTCTAAATtgtgtttgaaatatattttcaagtgtttaatttaaaaaataagtcactttgaaaaaaattagaCTGTTTCGCAACCACTCAAACTAATTTTCAAGCGTATTTTAATAAGCTTTTATGAAAAGtgttcaaataaaaatattttcttaaaaaaaaaacttttttcttaCGTCAATTACCATTTTTCATGATATCGTAATTTTATCTTTGTTTTTatcttaggttttttttttttccaaatctttttttctttatatatcatTACTATTTTTCAGGGATACTGTAATTTTATCTTTCACATTTTACCTTTCAAAttatctttgttttttaaaaaaatcttaagaTACAGAAAGAGGTCAGCAAATTTCCCTCTCATTCCATATGATGGAATGGTTATAGAAGTGATTGGTTTGTGGAATATGCCTTTTGTCCATCATCCaaaggaaggaaaaacataTAAATTCCAGCTGGGAGGAACAAATAAAGGGGGCTCTCTTTCTTATCTATGATCAGAGATAGTGACGGAGAGATTTACTGTCGCCTACAAACTTCtactaatcaaatgatatttataatattgaACTGTAAAACTACTACTACGACGACATAGCAACAACGAAAAATCCTATTCGATCTACAGAAAAGCGTTAGTATGAGTTTTTCGTAGAGTTAATTAACTCATTAGAGCGATAAATTGGGGGGAGGGGGGTAAATGTAACTTAGGATTTGATTTATCTAGTTTCGAGAGTAAGAGGAATTTCTATGTAATTTCGACCATCAATTTTCGTTAATTAAACATGCATTTGATTTGTGCATGCACAATGACCTACATAGCCTAACCTAAGTCAACAACTCTACAGGCAGTCGAATTGTTCGAATAAATTAAGCAAGCGtcctaaatattaattaaaacctAAGCTCTAACTAAACTACATGCCCTAGATCCTATTGGATTCGTATAGCATTCATATAGAATTAAGAACATGTTTATTAAGTTTTAGGATTCCATTATATGATTAATTAGCAAGTTAGCTTAACTCAGTTGATCAACTTGTTCTTGTCCCTAGTTGAAGCTTGcaatttaaaattcaagattTAGCTACAAGCCCTAGCATACAAGATTCGACTACTTTCTAATTAGGTGACTGTTGCTAGACATTCTAGGGGAGAATGTAATGAAGCTATAAATCGATTAGCAAGGGTGACACACATCTATGAAGGAATAGCCACACATAAATTTGCATCTAGAAATTGAAATAGATTCAAGGAAGGCATAAATTGATATACATTCAATCCATTAACAGAAAATCTCAAGAAATTACAAGGTTCTTGCTcccaaaactaaataaaattttacctCGACATCTCATGGACAAGTGGAAAAGGGGATGTCCAATCCATAAGCTACAACCCAAAAGAAATgtaaaatctaacctaaaatATGTAGAAAGATAGAGGAAGAACAAGAAATTTGAGTCTCTTCTCAGCCTCCATGACTTCCCACataaaaat
This genomic window from Benincasa hispida cultivar B227 chromosome 4, ASM972705v1, whole genome shotgun sequence contains:
- the LOC120076883 gene encoding polcalcin Phl p 7-like, producing the protein MADSEGTRGECERIFKRFDSDGDGKISLSELESALRALGSSSPEEVRRRMSEIDKDGNGFISLDELCDFQRANPDLMKEVCKRL